From one Aquicella lusitana genomic stretch:
- a CDS encoding zeta toxin family protein, which translates to MFRYQSIPGWKVFSTSKVSHQGKKQSSCLFFKRHYSTGKPNAWSYVTSPYRVSDVLMGKKSLPTGLHFTITNPNYITRSLDDLKTIFAAIGSTGHNEHPYRYPRKIIVFKPQRKAKQQLAAIVAGEIKIEDDHHFVHVCSRLNHVVQQAVADHHKTYKEMEREIENSVYEAIHSSSASRNKIREQYLEIIDAIHSRTLSFSPAIITSTATKIIMDDLLRDSIESTTYSIVVDVVSDQVKKQHLTSLNSVSEQDRQQIMLMLPQFSADKRLMQVMAGGPASGKSMTTKQFAAKMKTEYELNLSDFAFISTDRFRLFLLKDDESIGTDIALRSLHTQDEARMITEETLRLITKKLTLTGYAPNIFMETVCPIDEEIQMGTQAGCKLRVSLTSYPPEKAVEGNYQRYLSTQERLPPVSAVLGGQQLVSRETPKILAKHSGKDIVMTLYNTYALLHESGEKNALIAAFHCEQDKIIIRDIKGMLDFIKKSHINPVATSTEAIYLSPRKITQDALITDFLKEYGNKEILFIDPSAKDIDYDTVSHHLYAIYSHKKGLVIKNKELFNSLVTRDPVSKLLFDQLKFKQEMLESYRMSKV; encoded by the coding sequence ATGTTCAGGTATCAAAGCATTCCTGGCTGGAAAGTATTTTCAACTTCGAAGGTAAGCCACCAGGGCAAAAAGCAGTCGTCTTGTCTTTTTTTTAAACGTCACTATTCCACCGGCAAACCGAATGCATGGTCATACGTCACTTCTCCCTATCGGGTATCGGATGTTTTAATGGGCAAAAAAAGCTTGCCGACGGGATTGCATTTTACTATTACCAATCCTAATTATATCACCCGCTCACTGGACGATTTAAAAACAATCTTTGCAGCCATCGGCAGCACTGGGCATAATGAGCATCCTTATCGTTATCCCAGAAAAATCATCGTATTCAAACCACAGCGAAAAGCAAAACAGCAGCTTGCCGCCATTGTTGCAGGTGAAATAAAGATTGAAGATGACCATCATTTTGTTCATGTCTGCAGCCGATTGAATCATGTCGTTCAACAGGCTGTTGCCGATCATCATAAAACTTATAAAGAAATGGAGCGAGAAATTGAGAATTCCGTTTATGAAGCCATCCATTCATCCAGCGCCAGCAGGAATAAAATCAGGGAACAGTATTTAGAAATCATTGATGCTATCCATTCACGCACATTAAGTTTTTCGCCTGCTATCATTACTTCGACAGCAACAAAAATCATCATGGATGATTTATTACGTGATTCAATAGAATCCACGACTTATTCTATCGTCGTCGATGTCGTTTCCGATCAGGTTAAAAAACAGCACCTAACTTCGCTGAATAGCGTTTCTGAGCAGGATCGTCAGCAAATCATGTTGATGCTGCCTCAATTTAGTGCAGACAAGCGCTTAATGCAGGTCATGGCTGGCGGACCTGCTTCAGGCAAATCCATGACGACCAAGCAGTTCGCTGCCAAAATGAAAACGGAGTACGAACTTAACCTGTCCGACTTTGCTTTCATTTCAACCGACCGTTTCAGGCTCTTCCTACTCAAAGATGACGAATCCATTGGCACAGATATTGCGCTGCGCAGCCTGCACACGCAGGATGAAGCGCGTATGATAACCGAGGAAACGCTGAGGTTAATTACGAAAAAACTAACTTTGACGGGCTATGCACCTAATATCTTTATGGAAACGGTATGCCCCATTGATGAGGAAATTCAAATGGGTACACAAGCCGGCTGTAAATTGCGAGTGTCGCTGACTTCTTACCCGCCGGAAAAAGCTGTGGAAGGCAATTACCAGCGGTATTTATCGACTCAGGAAAGACTCCCGCCTGTTTCCGCGGTATTGGGGGGGCAGCAACTGGTCAGCAGGGAAACGCCTAAAATTCTGGCCAAGCATAGCGGCAAGGATATTGTCATGACGCTATATAACACCTATGCATTACTTCATGAATCAGGCGAAAAGAATGCCCTCATTGCTGCATTTCACTGCGAGCAGGACAAAATTATTATTCGTGATATTAAAGGGATGTTAGATTTCATTAAAAAATCCCATATCAATCCTGTCGCAACGAGTACCGAAGCGATTTATTTGTCACCCCGGAAAATTACACAGGATGCACTCATAACGGATTTTCTAAAAGAATATGGAAATAAAGAAATACTGTTTATCGATCCGTCTGCCAAAGACATCGATTATGATACGGTTTCACACCACCTCTATGCTATTTATTCCCATAAGAAGGGTTTAGTGATTAAAAATAAAGAGCTTTTTAATAGCTTGGTGACGCGTGACCCGGTAAGCAAACTGCTTTTTGATCAATTAAAATTCAAACAGGAGATGTTGGAATCTTATAGAATGAGTAAAGTCTAA
- a CDS encoding F-box protein — protein MPIKPGIITQAIPMLDLLPKEIFLHVLSYLPLRDKMRVFFINISSYKLLGEDETWKFFCLAEQVKVSKDKTAKEVYLKANGFITTHTAETYYTTGNLIRLYHQPTSAYPYPRKSDDITLKVITESFPSSRMVSLYPSLSDALHYAKFRQKLFQLIPMECPAVFSVKVNTEAVFKQKTRRLAIASEVYYKKEQHLLYFFSAKQEQIKSFQIESLNERKYQSIQIPNNQ, from the coding sequence TTGCCTATAAAACCAGGTATTATTACTCAGGCCATCCCTATGCTAGATCTATTACCAAAAGAAATTTTTTTGCATGTTCTATCCTATTTACCGTTACGCGATAAAATGCGCGTATTTTTCATCAACATCAGCAGCTATAAGCTTCTTGGAGAGGATGAAACATGGAAATTTTTTTGTTTAGCCGAGCAAGTGAAAGTATCAAAAGATAAAACAGCAAAAGAAGTTTATTTAAAAGCAAACGGTTTTATTACAACCCATACTGCTGAGACATATTACACAACAGGCAATTTGATTAGATTGTACCATCAGCCGACATCAGCGTATCCTTATCCCAGAAAATCGGATGATATTACATTAAAAGTCATTACCGAATCATTTCCCTCATCAAGAATGGTGTCACTTTACCCTTCCTTGTCTGATGCGCTTCATTACGCAAAATTCCGGCAAAAACTTTTCCAGCTAATTCCAATGGAATGTCCAGCTGTGTTTAGTGTTAAAGTAAATACGGAAGCTGTTTTTAAACAAAAAACGCGTCGGTTGGCAATCGCTTCTGAGGTTTATTATAAAAAAGAACAGCATTTATTATATTTTTTCTCTGCCAAGCAGGAACAAATAAAAAGTTTTCAAATTGAAAGTTTAAATGAGCGAAAGTATCAGTCGATACAAATTCCCAATAATCAATAA
- a CDS encoding SurA N-terminal domain-containing protein has translation MLQTIRDYTQGWIAGVIVTIIILSFALWGIHSYFTGGTNNSVVAQVNGTEITREQLTVAYERLRRQAQVQYGLNAAKDETALKDRALQTLIEIEVLKQASVEEGFHVSDRQIDSYLQSMPEFQVDGQFSVDRFQEILSSSLLSTGEFLELIKTSLLIDQPKLGIILTSFSLPDETNYTIALVNQERDIEYINIPLHYFLSQPIVIAPEKIKAYYEQHKNDFMTPEQMNVDYIELSLKELSSRIHPTEAVLKSFYNENINSYTQPTSWKLASIEIPVPATASQEDFATAQRKAEAALQAIAQGNDFSQIAQQYPSDANLKGQDWMVLTQIPAEWQKAVAGLTKPGQISEPITTPKGIVLVKVIDIKEPKIQPLDAVRDKVKEAYIRQHAEEKFAELREQLADLTYEHPDSLQTAAKTLNLPIKTSELFSKDKSGSDISQHKKVRDVAFSNDVMNLQNNSDVIQLNPETVIVLRMKSHIPSTLIPLKDISRQIEDKLKTEEAEARAAKFAEDFKAKLQAGSDPVTLAASFNLTWNKTGNIGRYSKQVDSAILDTAFSLPAPIPNSGKATYGVTKLPNGYGIVALKSVKQGSLDKKQYAVFAEQVQNSEGLLEYELYKQSQKANAKIEV, from the coding sequence ATGCTTCAAACCATTCGTGACTATACACAAGGTTGGATAGCAGGCGTCATTGTTACAATCATCATTCTGTCATTTGCCCTGTGGGGGATTCATAGCTATTTCACAGGCGGCACCAATAATAGCGTTGTTGCTCAGGTAAATGGTACCGAGATCACCAGAGAGCAATTGACTGTTGCATATGAGCGTCTTCGCCGTCAGGCACAAGTTCAGTACGGCTTGAATGCTGCGAAGGATGAGACAGCGTTAAAAGATCGAGCCTTGCAGACATTAATCGAAATCGAAGTGCTGAAGCAAGCTTCCGTTGAAGAAGGGTTCCATGTCTCTGATCGCCAGATTGACAGTTATTTGCAAAGCATGCCGGAATTCCAGGTAGATGGGCAATTTTCAGTTGACCGTTTCCAGGAAATTTTATCTTCTTCCCTCTTATCCACTGGCGAGTTTCTTGAGTTGATCAAAACCAGTCTGCTGATCGATCAGCCTAAATTGGGTATTATTCTGACTTCTTTTTCCCTGCCTGACGAAACGAATTACACCATTGCCTTGGTTAATCAGGAACGCGATATTGAATATATCAATATTCCCTTACATTATTTCCTTTCGCAGCCTATTGTCATTGCGCCTGAAAAAATCAAAGCGTACTACGAACAGCATAAAAATGATTTCATGACGCCCGAACAGATGAATGTGGATTATATTGAATTGTCGCTCAAGGAATTATCAAGTCGCATTCATCCAACTGAGGCAGTGTTAAAGAGCTTTTATAATGAAAATATTAACTCCTATACCCAACCAACTTCTTGGAAGCTTGCCAGTATAGAAATTCCTGTGCCAGCAACAGCTTCGCAGGAAGACTTTGCTACGGCCCAACGCAAGGCTGAGGCGGCGTTGCAGGCTATCGCGCAGGGCAATGATTTTTCCCAGATTGCGCAGCAATATCCCAGTGACGCCAATCTCAAAGGACAAGACTGGATGGTGCTGACCCAGATCCCAGCTGAATGGCAAAAAGCTGTGGCAGGCTTGACCAAGCCCGGCCAGATTTCTGAGCCCATCACCACGCCAAAAGGCATTGTCCTTGTTAAGGTAATAGATATCAAGGAACCTAAAATACAACCTTTGGATGCGGTCAGGGACAAGGTAAAAGAAGCCTATATCCGTCAGCATGCTGAAGAAAAGTTTGCCGAGTTGCGGGAGCAGCTGGCCGATCTGACTTATGAACACCCGGATAGTTTGCAAACCGCGGCAAAAACGCTGAATTTACCTATTAAAACCAGCGAGCTGTTTAGCAAAGATAAATCTGGCAGCGATATTTCACAGCATAAAAAGGTAAGGGATGTGGCCTTCAGCAATGATGTGATGAATCTGCAAAACAATAGCGATGTTATTCAGCTGAACCCTGAAACTGTGATTGTGCTGCGAATGAAGTCGCACATTCCTTCAACGCTGATACCGCTGAAAGATATTTCAAGGCAAATTGAAGACAAACTCAAAACAGAAGAAGCGGAAGCGCGTGCAGCCAAGTTTGCTGAAGATTTTAAGGCGAAATTGCAGGCTGGTAGTGATCCTGTCACCTTGGCTGCGTCTTTTAATTTGACATGGAATAAAACAGGCAACATTGGCCGTTATTCCAAGCAAGTGGATTCGGCTATTTTAGATACGGCCTTCAGTTTGCCTGCGCCTATCCCCAATTCGGGCAAAGCCACATATGGTGTAACGAAACTGCCAAATGGCTATGGCATTGTGGCATTGAAATCCGTCAAGCAGGGCTCGCTTGATAAAAAGCAATATGCCGTTTTTGCCGAGCAGGTACAAAATAGTGAAGGGCTGCTTGAATACGAATTATATAAGCAAAGCCAGAAGGCAAACGCCAAGATTGAAGTCTAG
- a CDS encoding HU family DNA-binding protein, with translation MNRAELIDLIAEKAELTKSSASRALDALLEGVTISLQKGDPVVIVNFGTFTVKQRAAREGRNPSTGEKIKINAAKVVGFKAGKALKEAVKEDAKS, from the coding sequence ATGAATAGAGCAGAATTGATCGACCTGATTGCTGAGAAGGCAGAGCTGACGAAGTCATCTGCATCCCGTGCGCTTGATGCGCTGCTTGAAGGTGTAACTATCTCATTACAAAAGGGTGATCCAGTTGTGATCGTTAACTTTGGTACGTTTACGGTCAAACAACGCGCAGCTCGTGAAGGACGAAATCCTTCAACTGGCGAAAAGATTAAAATTAATGCAGCAAAAGTGGTTGGCTTTAAAGCTGGCAAAGCACTTAAAGAAGCTGTAAAAGAGGATGCAAAATCCTAA
- the lon gene encoding endopeptidase La, producing MASIPSDANTLSVPVLPLRDVVVYPYMVVPLFVGRERSIKALDVAMAADKQILLSTQKNATDDQPGEQAIHRVGTLATVLQLLKLPDGTVKVLVEGVKRGSITRFVENQEYFLADIELIDDKNINDREVEIFVRSLKSQFEQYVKLNRKIPAEIMASILAIEDGSRLGDTIAAHLNIKLDEKQKLLEQESLPKRLEKLMALLESEIDLLQVEKKIRGRVKRQMEKTQREYYLNEQIKAIQKELSEIENVPNEFEALAKKIEQAGMSNEAREKAEAELAKLKSMPMQSAEATVSRNYLDVMLSLPWSKRSSARVNLASAEKILETEHYGLKEVKERIIEYLAVQKRVKKLKGPILCLVGPPGVGKTSLGQSIANATGRKFVRMSLGGVRDEAEIRGHRRTYIGAMPGKIIQKLGKVNVNNPLFMLDEIDKMSMDFRGDPASALLEVLDPEQNHAFNDHYLEVDYDLSHVMFVATANTLDIPPALRDRMEIIRIPGYTEDEKVNIAIRHLIPKQIEAAGLKPSEIEIPAETVSHIIRYYTREAGVRNLEREISKICRKVVKEVLLKTKGENARIEPDDLEHYLGVRRFRYDIAEQQDQIGQVKGLAWTEVGGELLSIEAVILPGKGKTIYTGQLGEIMQESIQAALSVVRARSDLLNVPKNFFDKHDIHIHVPEGATPKDGPSAGISMCTALVSVITQLPVRADYAMTGEITLRGEVLPIGGVKEKLLAAHRSGIKNVIIPLENVKDLKEIPDNIKQDLNIKPVRWIDEVLSAAVSGYPERLARKGKKGKSSLVSVGKKVKLRKNEKPERIRAH from the coding sequence ATGGCGTCCATTCCAAGTGATGCAAACACCTTAAGTGTTCCAGTTTTACCATTGCGGGATGTAGTGGTTTATCCCTATATGGTTGTACCTTTATTTGTTGGACGCGAACGATCCATCAAGGCTTTGGATGTGGCGATGGCCGCGGACAAACAAATCCTGTTATCCACGCAAAAAAATGCGACGGATGATCAGCCTGGCGAACAGGCCATTCATCGTGTTGGCACACTGGCAACCGTTCTGCAATTGCTCAAGCTCCCTGACGGCACGGTAAAAGTCCTGGTTGAAGGTGTAAAGCGCGGCAGTATTACGCGCTTCGTCGAAAATCAGGAGTACTTTCTTGCTGATATAGAATTGATTGATGATAAAAATATTAATGACCGTGAGGTCGAAATTTTTGTACGGTCATTGAAGTCCCAGTTTGAACAATACGTCAAACTCAATAGGAAAATTCCTGCTGAAATCATGGCTTCTATTCTTGCCATCGAAGACGGCAGTCGCCTGGGTGATACCATCGCTGCGCATCTCAATATCAAGCTGGATGAAAAGCAGAAGCTGCTGGAACAGGAGAGTTTGCCAAAGCGGCTTGAAAAACTGATGGCGTTGCTTGAAAGCGAAATTGATTTGCTTCAGGTGGAAAAGAAAATTCGCGGACGTGTCAAGCGTCAAATGGAAAAAACCCAGCGTGAATATTATTTAAATGAACAGATTAAAGCGATACAGAAAGAGCTAAGTGAAATTGAGAACGTGCCCAATGAGTTCGAAGCCTTGGCCAAGAAAATTGAACAGGCGGGCATGTCAAATGAAGCACGTGAAAAAGCGGAAGCGGAACTAGCCAAGCTCAAAAGCATGCCTATGCAATCAGCTGAAGCAACCGTGTCCCGTAACTATTTGGATGTCATGTTGTCACTGCCCTGGAGCAAACGTAGCTCCGCGCGTGTTAATCTCGCGAGCGCGGAAAAAATCCTTGAAACCGAGCATTATGGTCTTAAGGAAGTTAAAGAACGCATCATTGAATATCTTGCTGTACAAAAACGCGTGAAGAAACTGAAGGGCCCGATTCTCTGTTTGGTTGGTCCCCCTGGTGTAGGCAAGACATCATTAGGTCAGTCTATTGCCAATGCAACAGGCCGTAAATTTGTGCGTATGTCTTTGGGCGGCGTGCGTGATGAAGCCGAAATTCGTGGTCATCGACGCACTTATATTGGGGCGATGCCAGGCAAGATTATCCAGAAACTCGGTAAGGTAAATGTCAATAATCCACTCTTTATGTTGGATGAAATTGATAAAATGTCGATGGATTTTCGCGGCGATCCCGCTTCAGCTTTGCTGGAAGTGCTAGACCCTGAACAAAATCACGCATTCAACGATCATTATCTGGAAGTGGATTATGATCTTTCTCATGTGATGTTTGTGGCGACAGCCAATACCCTCGATATTCCGCCGGCTTTACGTGACCGTATGGAAATCATCCGTATTCCAGGTTATACCGAAGATGAAAAAGTGAATATTGCCATCCGCCATCTGATTCCAAAACAGATTGAAGCGGCTGGATTAAAGCCCTCGGAAATCGAAATTCCGGCTGAAACCGTATCGCACATCATCCGGTATTACACAAGAGAGGCGGGCGTACGTAATCTTGAAAGAGAGATTTCTAAAATTTGCCGAAAAGTCGTGAAGGAAGTGTTACTGAAAACGAAAGGCGAAAATGCACGCATTGAGCCGGATGATCTTGAACATTATCTGGGCGTCAGGCGTTTTCGTTATGACATCGCAGAACAGCAGGATCAGATCGGTCAGGTCAAAGGTCTTGCGTGGACTGAAGTGGGTGGCGAGTTACTCAGCATTGAAGCAGTCATCTTGCCGGGTAAGGGCAAAACCATTTATACCGGCCAGTTGGGTGAGATTATGCAAGAGTCCATCCAGGCAGCGCTATCCGTTGTCAGGGCTCGCTCAGACCTGTTAAACGTGCCCAAGAACTTCTTTGATAAACACGATATTCATATCCATGTTCCCGAAGGTGCCACACCTAAAGATGGGCCTAGCGCGGGTATCAGCATGTGCACGGCACTGGTTTCAGTGATAACACAATTGCCTGTACGAGCGGATTATGCCATGACGGGTGAAATTACCTTGCGAGGTGAGGTATTGCCCATAGGCGGCGTAAAAGAAAAACTGTTGGCTGCACACCGAAGCGGCATTAAAAACGTTATTATTCCTTTGGAAAACGTCAAGGATCTGAAAGAAATTCCTGACAACATTAAGCAGGATTTAAACATCAAACCCGTGCGCTGGATTGACGAAGTGTTAAGCGCCGCTGTCAGCGGTTACCCCGAGCGGTTAGCCCGCAAAGGCAAAAAGGGCAAGTCATCGCTGGTCAGTGTGGGTAAGAAAGTAAAACTGCGTAAAAATGAAAAACCGGAACGCATTAGAGCGCATTAA